Genomic window (Peromyscus eremicus chromosome 12, PerEre_H2_v1, whole genome shotgun sequence):
GGGCGATATGAGCCCCATGTCTAGGGGTGTCCCTCCTGACTTATCTCCCTCCACAGCCACCTGGTGGGGGGTGGGCACCGTGTGGAAGCTGCAGCCGGGAGTATTTGGAGGTTGCTCACGttgctcttttgttcttagccCCTGTGTCTTCACAGCAGAGAAAAGGTCTCCCTCCCGGTACCTTGGGCAGATGGGTGCCATAATCCTCAGTCAGTCCTTCTGAGGCCAGGGCACCGATACTCCGTCTGCCCTAGACCTCCCTCCGATGCTTGGGGCAGACTGCGCGGAACAAGCCCCTCCTCTCCCCAGAGAAGTAGGGAAACCAGAGCGACCCGCCTCCTCCCCACCGGGGTGACCGGAGCCCGAGCCCTTCCTCAGGCACACAGGCCTGGAAACCCAAGTCCTCTCCTCATTAATGGGAAAAATGTGCCGAGATTGAGCGATGGCCAAAGGCtgatcccctccctccctctccagaaattaaacagaaatgaagagcctccctctctccctcctcctgcgcCCGCCTCcaaccctcccctctctcctccccctcccctcctcccggAGCCAGCGCAGGGCTTGTTTTAAACTGTGGAGGAATctggctggagggggagggggctgaaTATTTGGGTTTAAACAGTTCCAGATGGGTTTGGCACAGGCTGAGCAGAAGGaagtgagggagagggaggagggaggcagcgCGCGGGAGCAGTGGGAGCCCTTGCCTGctccggcgggcgggcgggcgggcgggcgggcggcgggcAGACAAGCAGGCGGACTGGCCGGCTGcttggctgggggagggggtgtgctTGGCCCCGCGCGGATCGACTGCTCCCAGGGACAAGAGTATTCCAGGCTGCCGGCTGGGGAAGAGGCCGCTTGGCACTCTCCTTCTCTGTGGATGTCTCTTTGGGGCCTCCTTGTCCCTTCATCTTACTGTCTGTTGTAGTCCGCTGCCCGGCATCCCTGCTGTCTGGGCCCAGCCTGCCAGAGTCCCTTCAGCCTGGCCCAGCTGAGCCCCTGCTCTGCCTTCCTATCTCTGGGCCCCTGCTTTCGCCCATCTCTGCTTCCCGGAAGGACCACCTGCCAGATGTGTGTCTGTTGGTCTGTCTGCCGCGGGAAGCTGGGACAGCTTGCCATGTCAAGACCACCAGCTGTGTATCCCCTGAGCCTGGCTCCCTGCAATGAGCGAGCGCCTGCTGCACTCTGCCCGGTGCTGCCCATCCACTGGGTTCTCTGCCGGCTTCTGCAGGAACGTATGGGGTTCAGATCTTCTAGGAACCCTCAGCTACCCCACCAAGGATGTGGCATGACAGCCTCTTGAAGTTCTGGGCCAGCCCTGCCCATCAAGCCCAAAGTTGAGGTTGCCTTGGCTCTCGGGCTACAGGGAAGAAGTTGGGGGTCGGGGGTCGGAACCCTTCCCTTCCTGGTGTCATGCTGAGTCTGATCTTGGAGTCACGCTGTCTTCAGTTGTCCAGCCAAAGCTCAAAACTGGGCTTTAGGGGTGCAAGTTCCTGTCTGGAACATTCAGGTGTGCCTGCCATGACTGAGCAAGCCAACCTGACAAGAAACGCTGAGTTCAGAGCAGAGAGGCCCTGACACACGGAGGAAGGCACCTCACCTGACTTGGAGATCCAAGAAAGGTTTCCTGGAGGCAGAAGTTTGGCTGAGACACACAGCTGTTTTCCAATCTTTGTTTGTTagctagtttttgagacagaatctcaccatGTACCCTAGACTAAGCTGAAACTCCCCATTCTAGCCTCAACCCCTTGGTGccgggattacaagcatgtgcctcCTCCACGCCTGGCTCTCTGGTCCCTTCAGAGGAGTTTGCTACTGAATCAGCTGGACCTAGACCTGAGCCATCTTCAGCCCCTGCCCCAGGTCCTAACCGTGCTAACCGTTTTACCAGAATATACCGACTCTATTTCGGCATCAGCCTTCCATAGAGGGCCGTGCGTGAGCCGCGGTTTCTTCGTGGATTTCATGAAGCTTTGAACTAAGTTCTGGGCATCAGTGGTCCTTTTACCTCAAAGAGCATCTTTGCTTCAGCCCCCACAGGTGGCTGAGTGGGAGGCTGGGAGCAGGCCTCAGCCTGCCAGGGCTCTTCCCTTCCCCAGGGCAGTGTGTGAGGCCGGGCCTTTGTGCTGGGAATGGAGTCAGGGGAGGCCCAGGCTGCAGGGTCTGAAGCCCACAGCCCTTTGTTCCCGGATAAAGGCCCTGCTGGCCCCTTTGTGTGGAGATTAGCCGAGCCTGAGGTGTGTGAGCCCGCCTTTGCTCCAGCCTCGTTAACCCAGGCCCAGGGTCAGAGGCTGACAGCTACCCCTAGCCAGCCAGACTGACACCTTTGGAGCTGTGACACCTACCTCTGGGAATGACTTCAGGATCTCCTCTGGAGAAAGAGAATGGTCTTTGGAGATTTGGGAGAGGTTATGCCTGATGGGAACTGGTTTCTGACATCCTTTCCTGGGTGACTTCCTCATtctgaccaggttggcctctgaccttttccttctgttgtttcCCCAGAGACCCTCATGGACACGAAGTGGGTGACATCTGAGCTGGCATGGACGTCTCACCCAGAAAGTGGGGTAAGacttccccaccttccctcctgaGTATTGGTGCCGTTACACCTCCTCCCTCCCGGGTCTGGCTGTGGGCTGCCTCTGTCCTCACCTCCTGCGGCATCCCCATTCCCTTCCGTGTGTCACCTCCACGGCCTCATCCTCTTAGTTTGTGGATGTCTGTGTGTCTCATTCTTCCGTCTGTTGTTCCATCTTTGTCCTATCACTCTGACCTGCTGGTCCTTCCACATCCATCCAGACCATCCCCCTCCTTCCTGGGTCCCCGAAAGAGAGCTGGCTCAGGATGCAGGGGGGCGGGGGGCAAAGCCGagtgtggtggcacgtgcccttaagcacagaggcaggtggatccctgagttctaggacagcatggtctacatagtgaattccaggacagccgggactaTGTAGTGGGAACCTATCTTTACaaagaagagccgggcggtggtggcgcacgcctttaatcccagcacttgggaggcagaggcaggcggatctctgtgagttccaggccagcctgggctacagagcgagttccaggacaggcgcaaagctacaaagaaactctgtttcaaaaaaaaaaaaaccgaaccAGGAAGCCTCTACCACACTGTGTATAATTGACCTTTCTGGGCCTCTATTTCTTGATTGTTAAATTCCTACCATTCTGATATCTCTCAGCTGTTGGAATTAACATCCCGAGGTGGCCTTCATGGCTAGGCTGAGCCCTGGGGCCCTAGGTACAGGCTCTGCAGTCAACTGGCCAACTGTGATTTGGGTTGGTCTGTGTCTGCTCTAAGCCTTGGATTTCTTGTGGAATTACTGTGACGATGAAATGTGTTGGTGGTGTTGACAGCCAGGGTTCACCAAATGCTTTCTCTCTGGCAGGCAAGATGAGCCAAGTTGCCCTGTTTAGTTCCTCCCAACCTCATTTAATTCCCGTCAGCCCACTGTACAGGTGATGAAACTGAGGCCCTCAGATCACACACACGTAGGAGTCACCTCAGGCTTCCCAAGGTTCCAGCCCTGTTCTGGGTGCTCTTCATGTAGTTCTGTATTCCTTAGGTATGCTAATTATCTCTTGGTTTCAGACcaagaaactgagacacagaaagGTTAAGGGACCCAGAAAGCTGGGTTTTGAACCTGTGTCTGCGTGCTCAGCCACCCACCACCGAAGCGCCCCCTGTGAGGTAAATAAATGCCGCCGCCCCCGACGCTCGGCAAATGGCTCACTCTCTTTTTCGCTTGGTCCACACTCAGTGGGAAGAAGTGAGCGGTTACGATGAAGCCATGAACCCCATCCGAACGTATCAGGTGTGTAACGTGCGCGAGTCCAGCCAGAACAACTGGCTTCGCACCGGTTTCATCTGGCGGCGGGAAGTGCAGCGGGTCTACGTGGAGCTCAAGTTCACCGTGCGAGACTGCAACAGCATCCCCAACATCCCTGGCTCCTGCAAGGAGACCTTCAACCTTTTCTACTACGAGGCTGACAGCGATGTGGCCTCGGCCTCCTCCCCCTTCTGGATGGAGAACCCCTATGTGAAAGTGGACACCATCGCACCGGATGAGAGCTTCTCGCGGCTGGACGCCGGTCGGGTCAACACCAAGGTGCGCAGCTTCGGGCCGCTTTCCAAGGCTGGCTTCTACTTGGCCTTCCAGGACCAGGGCGCCTGCATGTCACTCATCTCGGTGCGTGCCTTCTACAAGAAGTGCGCGTCCACCACCGCAGGCTTCGCACTCTTCCCCGAGACCCTCACGGGGGCGGAGCCCACGTCGCTGGTCATTGCCCCCGGCACCTGCATCCCTAATGCCGTGGAGGTCTCGGTGCCACTCAAACTCTACTGCAATGGCGACGGGGAGTGGATGGTGCCCGTCGGGGCCTGCACCTGCGCCACGGGCCACGAGCCGGCTGCCAAGGAGTCCCAGTGCCGCGGTAAGTGGGGCCTGACCACAGCCAGGCTTCCTATCTGACCAGATACGGTCTCAGGTGAGACCggagagcaagagagggaggAGCTGCGTGTTGTGAAATAAAGGCCCTCCTACAAAGAGGGGCAcgggaaaggaaaggagactgGAGGAAGAGAAGACGTGGGGGATGCACTCCGTGATGGAGCGCTTGCCTGGCGTGGACAAGGCTCTACCTGCAGCCCTCAGCACcggggggagaggaggggcaaGAAAGATGGAGGCTGTAAGTGGAAAGAGTAGAGACCTTGTCAGTGCTTGACGACTGAGGCCCTCGAACCTGGACAGACCTTCGAGGCTGCCAGGGGTGCCCTCTTGGTCCTGTCCCCAATGTGTACTTGATGTGGAAGTTCTAGAGGGGGCTCTGCTGTGGGTATCCCTTTGCATGTTTTTGAGAGGCAGTGTGGATGGCGCAGTAGTTGGAGGCCAGGTCCCTCTAGTCCCCAGGTCTCACTTTAACTACTTGGGTGAGCCTGTGCAAGTTAGTGAACCATGCTAACCTTGGCTTCCTCATGCCAAAAGGGGGCAGTAGTAGAGACTGTTCCTAAGATTGTAAATGGGGATGAACAAGTGATGCCCTGCCCGAGGACCTCATGTCACCATCTGATGGGGGCCACTGGTCCCAGGAGGGTGGAGACAATTGGAGGACGGGGATTGTTCAAGTCCCTGTTTACAAGCCAGGCGGAGACTTGCTGAGTCTCACCAGACCTCGTGATGTCCTGGCTTCCAGCTGTAAAGTCCCCCTGATGAGCCTGTGGAGTGATTCCAGTTTTCTCCCTATTTTGCCAACAAGAACATGGAGTCTCAGGGTGGTTCTACGGTGCTGACCTTCCAGCCAGGGAACGTGGGAGCTGGCATTAAATCCCCACCAAGAGCTGAAGTAGGGCAAGGTGTGAGGGTCTTGTCTCTGCCCTCTTCTCCATGGGACTTGTGATGGTGCCTCCCAGAGTGGGAAATGGCTCTTCTCGTAGTCCTCTGTGTGAGGAGGGGGCTGGGCCATCAACCCCCCTGTTTGGGGTTGCCCCACAGGCCCCCTCTGCTTCTCTTTAGGAACCTGCTGGaaacttcctcttcccaagtggaGAGAGCGGGTGGGGGTGATGAGCCTGACAGTCTGAAGAAGGACTAACACTCTGCAGGTCCCTGGCAGGAAGTGCAGGCTGGTTCCCATagcaaccaggctggcctggcctctgccccctcccccactggtTCAAAGAGCTGGGATGGAATATCACCTTCGTGAGGGGAGATCAAACCCTAGAGAAGAGAACAGCCCCAGCTACAGGCTGGAAAAGCTTAGTGACCCCCCTTCCACCAGAGGTCATCACGTGGATGGACTGACAGGTCACTTTAGTGTGGCCAGGACAGTCTCCAGTTATACCCACCGTCCTATCAATCAACCCTTTCACGCTATAAATATTctgatttttaataataaatattatggCCACCCTACACGTGGGGGATGTGCAGAGCCTGTACCACAGGGGCTGAGTGTGGTTGGCAGGAGAGATGGGAAGGGATGTTCAGTCACTGGGCTCTGGACTGGCTTGGGACAGGTCCCCTGGGAGGCTCTGAGCCTTTGAACTCCAGGTGACCCcagctttctttctgttttcttacccgtctttccttcttttctcgcTCCTGCCCAGCCCTCACCCTGCCCTGCTCCTTGGTGGGTGGGGCAGAGGTTTGCCCTGAGCTGTCTGCAGGGGAGGCCCTACCTCCTGGCTATGGCAGTATCCTTGAGGGTTCTCAAGAATTACTCTCTCCCAGAGTGTTGTTAGGGAAGGCTGGGGCATCTCAGCAGGGTACAGGGGCATCTCGGCAGGGTACAGGGTGGTGgtctcttcccaccccctcctcttcctcttctctctgccctgcctcCACAAGCCAGACTGTCCAGGTGATGGGCTGACGTCTTCTAAGGCACACGgtgtggggagtgggaggggagaggaatcTGCTGACGCGGCATTTCTGTGGGGCGAAAGGGCCCTTTGTAGCTGAGCTGGAGTTGGGCAATACAGGCATTGCCCCCATGGTCTGGGAGTTGGAGGGGCTAAGCCACAGATCGGGAAAGATCAGGTTCTCTCAGAGGAGGGAAGGCTTGATGTCTGCAGAGAAGGGAGGTAATATGTGTTGTCCTCTTTTCTCTTGCAGCCTGTCCCCCTGGGAGTTACAAGGCAAAGCAAGGAGAGGGACCCTGCCTCCCCTGTCCCCCCAACAGCCGAACCACCTCACCAGCTGCCAGCATCTGCACCTGCCATAATAACTTCTATCGTGCGGACTCGGACTCGGCGGACAGCGCCTGTACCAGTGCGTGAgctcctctgctctccttctGCAGGGCTGTCCTCCCAGGGCCGGCCTAGAGATAACCCGAAGGCAGTGAGATAATCCCTCCTTCTAGATGCTGAGGAGGTTAGATGATGCGCTCCGGATGTCACTGAGGAGGTGAACTTGAACCCGGCTCAGGGCTGGTCCCAACTACCTGCATTTTAACAAGGCCCCACCAGCTGCTAGCAGGCGGTGGCTAGGGGCCTGCCAGCTCATCGCTCCTCAGTCTGGTGCACTCTTGGCCCAGCTGTAGTAAGAGGCCGCACAGCCTAAGGACGCGCTGGTCTCTGCTTTCTCCCCTTTGTATACAGACACTGTTCCAGGTGCAGTGGGCATAAAAGAGCGTGAGATATCACCAAGGACCTTAACATCAAATTGTAGAAACAGATAATGACCAAGTAATGTGCTAAGTGCTGGGCCTAGGAAGGATGTTATGGGGTACAGGGATGGAAGAGAACAATCCAGATAGGCTTCTCGAAAGAGGTAACACTGCCATGAGTCTTGGAGGGTGAACAGGAGTCCTGTCTCCCCAGTGAAGAAGTGCAGGAAGATTTTTGTGCCTGGGAAAGCAATGGTAGAATTAAGTGCTCAAGGCAGAGTGGGCAGAAATGTGGTCCTGGGCCTCcaactcatttttccttttatgtccCCAAAGCTGTGCCATCTCCTCCCCGGGGTGTGATCTCCAATGTGAATGAGACCTCACTGATCCTCGAGTGGAGTGAGCCCCGGGACCTCGGTGGACGGGACGACCTCCTCTATAATGTTATCTGCAAGAAGTGCCATGGGAGCTCGGGCACTGGGGGGCCCGCGACCTGTTCACGCTGTGATGACAACGTGGAGTTTGAGCCTCGGCAGCTGGGGCTGACCGAGCGCCGGGTCCACATTAGCCACCTGCTGGCCCACACCCGCTACACCTTTGAGGTTCAGGCCGTCAATGGTGTCTCCGGCAAAAGCCCTCTGCCACCCCGTTATGCGGCTGTGAATATCACCACCAACCAGGCCGGTGAGAAGGGGACAAAAGAGGGGGACCTGGGTCATCTCGCCCTACACACAGAGGCTCTGTGGGAACTGACATTTAGGAAGGCTGCCTGGGCTCAGGGGTCCTTAGTGTCCTTTTCTCTTCGCCAGCCCCATCTGAAGTACCTACACTCCACTTGCACAGCAGCTCGGGGAGCAGCCTGACCCTGTCCTGGGCACCCCCAGAGCGGCCTAATGGGGTCATCTTGGACTATGAGATGAAGTACTTTGAGAAGGTAAGAGTCTCAAGGGGCCGGAGGGGGCTTGGGGCGAAACCAGGACAAGACTACACCCAGATAGCGTCAGCGGCCTTTGGGATCCGAGCCTCAGCACCGGGCAAGCCTGACGATGGATGAGGGTCAGCTGGCTCTAAGACCCACCTGAAGATGCCTCCCTCCATTCTCATGGCATTGCAGAGTAAAGGCATCGCCTCCACGGTGACCAGCCAGAAGAACTCCGTACAGCTGGATGGGCTGCAGCCTGACGCCCGCTATGTCGTTCAGGTTCGGGCTCGCACAGTGGCGGGCTATGGACAGTATAGCCGCCCGGCTGAGTTTGAGACCACGAGCGAAAGAGGTATACCCCTCTCCCGCTGCGTGCCAACCCCTGCCCCAGCTCATCCTTCTCATCCCTTCACTCACTGCCCACCCTTGATCTCCAGGCTCAGGTGCCCAGCAGCTTCAAGAGCAGCTTCCCCTTATTGTGGGCTCCACGGTAGCCGGGTTCGTCTTCATGGTGGTTGTCGTGGTCATCGCCCTCGTCTGCCTCAGGTACTGGCAGGCCCTGGCTGCCCCACAGACTGACTCAGGCTCCCCTTTAGCAGTATAGAGCTCCCTGGCTGCACTCATAAACCGTCCCCTCCCCTTCACAGCCGCGGCCATCCTGGGCCCAGGCTTTCCTTGCCAGAGAAGGCCTATTCCAACCCACCTGTCTTCTGTGCTGTTCCCTGCCTCCAGAGACCTGGGATATGACCACCAACCAGGGGTTCCCACTCCCGTACCCTTGCCTTGTCTGTGGGCTCCAGGGTCCCCTGAACAGAGAGAGCCGTAGCCCTCGGCCTTAGGCCTTCTCCACTCTGCCCCTGCAGGAAGCAGCGCCATGGCCCTGACGCAGAGTACACGGAGAAGCTACAGCAGTACAGTGAGTGTCCGTCGCTCTGTCCCCAGGGTCCAGCTCCTGTAGGCTTAGAGGCGATTCTTCCCTCCAACTCCCTTCCTCTGACTGGCTGCTTCTAGTAGGGCGCCATTTCCTGACCCCTCCCTCATTCTAGGTCCCCTGAGCTTGCTAGCCCCAGAGTCTGAGGTGTAACTGCTGTCCCAAAGACAGTACGTCCTGTGGGAACAAGCTGTCTCGCACACAGGAGGCAATTAGGTGTTAATTCCTGTGGCAAAGGACAGTAAGAGTTCAAAgcagaaggcttcctggaggaagtggcagGATGAACAGGGTCTacgttgggggggggggcatgcctGGCTCAAGGAGCCTCTGGAAGGAAGTGAAGGGTGTTCAGTGCCCGGCTGTGTGCCCGGCTGTGGGGGTAGTGAGAAGATTGGACTGACAGCTGTGTGGATGCCAGGCTGAGAAATGTGGCCAGCCCTTTGGAGGGTCCTAAACAGCAGGCAGAGTTTGGACTTGACTCCACCGCAGGTAATTGGGAAGACTGTCAGTTGAGGAGGAAGACAGTGAAGGTATTGTTCCAGGAGGACGCAGGGCAGCCGGGTGGGAAAAAGTGCAGAGGCAGAGGGCCCAGCTGGGAGGCCATGGCAGTAGTGTTGAAGGCCTGGACAAGGCTGGGCAGTGGGGAGGAGTGAGGGGAAGGATGACCTGGAGAGAAGTTTGAACGCGATGAGAGATGAGGGAGAAAGACAAGAAGAGGAATCCTGGGCGTCTAGCTCATGTGGTTCCTCAGCATTCtcgtgggggaggggcaggatgcGGGGCCTGGCTCCAGGGCTGGGGCCGGCTCAGCAGGGAGGCTGTCGAGACTGCACCCAACAGGGCTGGCCCGTGCCTGTGAACTCCCTGCCTGTGGCGCGAAGTCCATGCTCCTGTGCCCACCTCTTTCCCTTGTAGTTGCTCCTGGGATGAAAGTTTACATTGACCCCTTCACCTATGAGGATCCCAATGAGGCTGTGCGAGAATTCGCCAAGGAGATCGATGTGTCCTGTGTCAAGATCGAGGAGGTGATTGGAGCTGGTGAGTAACCTGGCAACAGTGGTCGGGGGTCGTGCAAGGCGGAGGAGATGGGTGAACCGCTGGGAAGATCCCAGAAATGCGTGTGACCCCGCGGTGCCTGTGCTCTGCAGGGGAGTTTGGGGAAGTGTGCCGGGGTCGGCTGAAACTGCCTGGCCGTCGGGAGGTGTTTGTGGCCATCAAGACGCTGAAGGTGGGATACACTGAGAGGCAGCGGCGGGACTTCCTAAGTGAAGCTTCCATCATGGGTCAGTTTGACCATCCCAATATAATCCGTCTAGAGGGTGTGGTCACCAAAAGTCGTCCAGTTATGATCCTCACTGAGTTCATGGAGAACTGTGCCTTGGACTCCTTCCTTCGGGTAAGAGCCGACTCAgtcctctttccccagacagctaGGTCAGGCCAGTTATGCCCACCGTCAAGTCAGAGACCCTATTCAAAGTCCTCACATGTTTAGAGGTAACATGGTCTAGGAAAACAGCTGGCCTTCAAATGCCAGCTCTGCTCTTAACGGCCTGTGTGATCTCAATCCAGCAAATACTTACCTCTCCTAGTCTCAGCTGCCTTAGTTATAAAATGAGGTTGGTAATGCATACTAGATTCTCAGCGGGACCACTGGGACGTTGTAGACAAGCTGCATGACACGTAGTAGGTCAGCTAACAACTCTCCCTGTTTCGCACATTCTGGACACAATGGCAAAGCATGTTCTTAGAGGGCTTAGGGAAAAACAGGCGGGCAGACCAAGGGCTTATGGGGAGGCAGCAGGCCCCTTCTGAGCCTGCCTCTCGCCTCCAGCTCAATGATGGGCAGTTCACAGTCATCCAGCTGGTGGGCATGCTGCGGGGCATTGCTGCTGGCATGAAGTACTTGTCTGAGATGAACTATGTGCACCGTGACCTCGCTGCCCGCAACATCCTCGTCAACAGCAACTTGGTCTGCAAAGTGTCTGACTTTGGCCTCTCTCGCTTCCTGGAGGATGACCCCTCGGACCCCACCTACACCAGCTCCCTGGTACAGGAAGCAActgggagggactggagggaggggagggccgGCCAGGCAGGGGCTCATGGCTGGGGGTCAGCTTTGAGTTCCAAGGTGAAGGGCATATCCCTCCATCATCAGGGAGGGAAGATCCCTATCCGCTGGACCGCCCCAGAGGCCATAGCCTACCGGAAGTTCACCTCTGCCAGCGATGTCTGGAGCTATGGAATTGTCATGTGGGAGGTCA
Coding sequences:
- the Ephb3 gene encoding ephrin type-B receptor 3 isoform X1, which translates into the protein MDTKWVTSELAWTSHPESGWEEVSGYDEAMNPIRTYQVCNVRESSQNNWLRTGFIWRREVQRVYVELKFTVRDCNSIPNIPGSCKETFNLFYYEADSDVASASSPFWMENPYVKVDTIAPDESFSRLDAGRVNTKVRSFGPLSKAGFYLAFQDQGACMSLISVRAFYKKCASTTAGFALFPETLTGAEPTSLVIAPGTCIPNAVEVSVPLKLYCNGDGEWMVPVGACTCATGHEPAAKESQCRACPPGSYKAKQGEGPCLPCPPNSRTTSPAASICTCHNNFYRADSDSADSACTTVPSPPRGVISNVNETSLILEWSEPRDLGGRDDLLYNVICKKCHGSSGTGGPATCSRCDDNVEFEPRQLGLTERRVHISHLLAHTRYTFEVQAVNGVSGKSPLPPRYAAVNITTNQAAPSEVPTLHLHSSSGSSLTLSWAPPERPNGVILDYEMKYFEKSKGIASTVTSQKNSVQLDGLQPDARYVVQVRARTVAGYGQYSRPAEFETTSERGSGAQQLQEQLPLIVGSTVAGFVFMVVVVVIALVCLRKQRHGPDAEYTEKLQQYIAPGMKVYIDPFTYEDPNEAVREFAKEIDVSCVKIEEVIGAGEFGEVCRGRLKLPGRREVFVAIKTLKVGYTERQRRDFLSEASIMGQFDHPNIIRLEGVVTKSRPVMILTEFMENCALDSFLRLNDGQFTVIQLVGMLRGIAAGMKYLSEMNYVHRDLAARNILVNSNLVCKVSDFGLSRFLEDDPSDPTYTSSLGGKIPIRWTAPEAIAYRKFTSASDVWSYGIVMWEVMSYGERPYWDMSNQDVINAVEQDYRLPPPMDCPTALHQLMLDCWVRDRNLRPKFSQIVNTLDKLIRNAASLKVIASAPSGLSQPLLDRTVPDYTTFTTVGDWLDAIKMGRYKESFVSAGFSSFDLVAQMTAEDLLRIGVTLAGHQKKILSSIQDMRLQMSQTLPVQV
- the Ephb3 gene encoding ephrin type-B receptor 3 isoform X2; translated protein: MDTKWVTSELAWTSHPESGWEEVSGYDEAMNPIRTYQVCNVRESSQNNWLRTGFIWRREVQRVYVELKFTVRDCNSIPNIPGSCKETFNLFYYEADSDVASASSPFWMENPYVKVDTIAPDESFSRLDAGRVNTKVRSFGPLSKAGFYLAFQDQGACMSLISVRAFYKKCASTTAGFALFPETLTGAEPTSLVIAPGTCIPNAVEVSVPLKLYCNGDGEWMVPVGACTCATGHEPAAKESQCRACPPGSYKAKQGEGPCLPCPPNSRTTSPAASICTCHNNFYRADSDSADSACTTVPSPPRGVISNVNETSLILEWSEPRDLGGRDDLLYNVICKKCHGSSGTGGPATCSRCDDNVEFEPRQLGLTERRVHISHLLAHTRYTFEVQAVNGVSGKSPLPPRYAAVNITTNQAAPSEVPTLHLHSSSGSSLTLSWAPPERPNGVILDYEMKYFEKSKGIASTVTSQKNSVQLDGLQPDARYVVQVRARTVAGYGQYSRPAEFETTSERGSGAQQLQEQLPLIVGSTVAGFVFMVVVVVIALVCLRKQRHGPDAEYTEKLQQYIAPGMKVYIDPFTYEDPNEAVREFAKEIDVSCVKIEEVIGAGEFGEVCRGRLKLPGRREVFVAIKTLKVGYTERQRRDFLSEASIMGQFDHPNIIRLEGVVTKSRPVMILTEFMENCALDSFLRLNDGQFTVIQLVGMLRGIAAGMKYLSEMNYVHRDLAARNILVNSNLVCKVSDFGLSRFLEDDPSDPTYTSSLGGKIPIRWTAPEAIAYRKFTSASDVWSYGIVMWEVMSYGERPYWDMSNQDVINAVEQDYRLPPPMDCPTALHQLMLDCWVRDRNLRPKFSQIVNTLDKLIRNAASLKVIASAPSGLSQPLLDRTVPDYTTFTTVGDWLDAIKMGRYKESFVSAGFSSFDLVAQMTAEDLLRIGVTLAGHQKKILSSIQDMRLQMSQTLPVQEVCPKPLHIEDGLEEGVMTPPQMPRGPGLPALQWGIFTTQIWLYFSSGGPGRVGWG